gtagtagtagtagtagtagttgtTGTAGTAGTCGTTGTCGTAGTCGTTGTCGTTATCGGCGGCAGTGGCTCGTTATCAGCAACAACCAACGCTTCTATGTAATGATCGGACATTGCATCGTTGTATGTCAGGTTCAATTTAAAGTCCGTAGTCTGGTCTACGTACATACAATCTTTAAACCAGTACGTGACCACTCTCGATGCATTTTCTTTCAGAAACTCCAGCTCATTATCAGGCAAGACAACATAATGAGTCACTGTCTGGTTTACGGACACAAAATGGCTCTGAagagttgaattattttgattcaGTATCAAATTTCCATTCAGTGCATCTGTAACAACGTAATTAAACATTACATTATTAAGATAGCTTTAAAATATGTATAGCATTTGgaaaattaacataaaaattagCATGCAATATCCATGTATCAGTGGAAAACCCAAATAAACATGTCATGTTCAAGAAGATGCTACCAATATCTTTCTAGATTCATTAGTAAAAACCAGAGTTCGAaaggataataataattatcaatgaTAACTATCAAGAATTTCGATCATTTCGAACcctggtaaaaaaaattacctgtTAATTTAAACGTAGAAGATGCTACATTATCCCGTATCCAAAACCCGAAGTAGCTTCTCATCAACTCCACAGTGGCAGTGTATTCTCCAGCCTCATACAAACTCCGTGGGTACTCCACAGTCCAGTTTATTTTGTCCGTTGAATTCTCAAACtgaaataaatatgtatgaaaTCTGTAAGCACTATTGTACAGGATTTTCAAGTAATTAATTAGGTCATTagtaacataattaaaaaatctAGGTCATTAGTAAAATAATGTGAAACAATAGTGTGTATGATGCAGCATTTCATTTATTGACACAAAAATACCATGCATTTCTAGAAACACAACATTCACACCAAAGTAGAACTTCAAAACATTTTGTCAAGTCAGAATCTGCTCAGAAAACTTCTGGCACTTACATTGTGTACTCTTTATGCTAATGTAATAAGAAAAGAAAAGGATTATAGAGTATAAGCTAAGTATAAGCATTATGTAGTAAGTATTGCTGTGCTGCAaagaaatgcagccagcatcctcCCCTCTTTGCCTCGCGAACACgcatttatttttgagtaaaattagttttagtttaatgtcaaaaatactataaaaccTCACCGTTTTTATGTGTTGCGGCTGTGCATTATcagtaaaaacaaattttatattttcatcaGTGAAATCTGGAACTGTCGCagtaaatgttattttggaACCACGTACAGCTGGGCCATTGTTGGTCAAAAACAGTTGCAATGGATACACTCctagaaaataaaatacgatATTATCTTccaatggaaaacattgggtacttaattatgtatgtaataaggcaataaaaatacttaccatTTGCCAGAAATGCCAAAACAAATAACACGATTCTAAAATAATGGGCCATAGTAGCGTGCGAAGAATTCGAAAATGTATTTCACTGTTACAAGAAAATTTCAACTCTTGTATATAAATGTTTATGGGAAAAAGATATTAGATGCGTTCTTTCGTTATTTGTAACGTaatttgtatagtttttgcgtcGTCACTTATTCAATGGTGCTTTAGAAAAGGCTTTTTTTCCtctgcttttaattttattgttgacaTTTGCATGACACAAATTGACACCAATTGACACCATTGACACTTGACTTTATATTTTTTCCATTCATTCCTTCAATCAATCGGCTAAGGTCGGACAGGGAACATACTGCATTACTGCCTAACCCATAGAGTTGTTAACCAACCAGGAGTAGCAGCGCGCGtttatttctatacaaaaaattTCGCCATTTCCTGAGGGGGACGAGGTAATGACATTTGTGTAACAGCTGATGGCGCTGGGACACTATCGATATTTTTGTCGATGAGAATCATTGCTCTATGGTTCATAGTCTatggtttttgttttaaataatatgaattaatTTACTATCATAAGGAAGATTCAATGTTTCAGATCTCTATTTATAGGAAAATACGTAGAAGTTTGGCATTTCTTCCTTAGCACCAATACGAATTGTGAAGTTTGAgttacatgaaaaaaaaaactaaaaagccatttatttatgcaagtagggcttttaaaaagcaatttaaaacgtcccagtattaaccctaccaccatTACCCTACTACCcatgaaataggtacctaatatttatACAACGTGTAACCTTTTGATATCCCATTACTTTAAGGGTTTATTctgtacataaaaataatttataatgtccAAGAATCATGTGTCCCAAAATGCATATTTTCGAAGATTTCATCATTTTTAGTTCTTAAACTGTCACCGCTATGACTGGTTTTTATAATTGCGACGTTTAAATAATTACACTAGTACAGACCACAGTACAGTAAGTGTAACCGTCCCAATGCAATATGCGCTTTTATTTCGTAGGAGATAAAGACGATTTTTAAGTCAACATGTCGTGAGGTTTATTTGTGTTCATAGTTTTCattgattaaattaaaagtatGCCATTGTAAATTCGGGTATATAAACATTCTACCAAACgatgaatatttttaacaatgttTATGCCTTATAGATATTCGGTTAAAGAAGATTATGCCAAGTGAGTTATGCCAAATGAGTTTCTGCGTAACGAGATTCTGCCAGATAGAGGGGAGCCTGTGAGCTGTGCGTAcctgtcagctgtcagtctattgctatctatgaaaTACTGCACCGCTCCGCACATCTCCACGTCAtggctccgctcttctccgcaccGCAAAGCGGCGTCAAATTCTATAGACAATCAAGTGCATCTGACACTTCTTCGCTTGATCGTCAATTTCCATCGAAGCGGGGCGGAGTGGCGATAAGCAAATAagggaatctgattggttattcaaaaacatTTCTGCTCCGCTCTGCCTTAGTGTATGTAGGTACACTATTATTGAATAGTGTATGTACactattcttaaaaatattacaaaattaggaATTTGTGCTTTCCAGTGGCAACACttcttgaaatttagttttttgcaaatttagtgtattaattaatgtaaaataaataaaataatatttattgatgGAAGGTAATATTGTCCTTTTCAAGATTTGATGTATCAAATCTCTTCTTACAATTAAATACACTGCAATTCACCATTTTTATCTCAGCACGTTACTCTTCAATAGTGACATTTGGAATATGTCATTGGTGGCGCTGCAACTAGTTTTTATAAACTGAGTGAACCACTGGTTTACTTACATTGCTAGAGGGGATTGCCTGTCAGTTCCACTCCTGGGTTAATAACTCTATGGCCTAACCATAAGTAGTAGCTCATTGTAGAGGTCCATGCTCACTGCGTCATTGCTCATTGACTTGTTAATTATAAGTCAATTTGATGTCTGTGCATTTTATGTCAACTGTCACAAAAAATGTCAAGCTGTCAATTTTTTGAGAAGCAAACAGCAAACTTGCCAATctggtatttttttttcagtaaacTTGTTTTTCTGTTGTGTTGTGTTTGCTATTATACTTTCCAAATCTATAAATCGTCAATTTCAAGTTTTAAATTCCTAGGAACACCACCTAGTCGTATGATGTTTTGAAGTGTTAGATTTGTGCTAAATTAATTTGAAGATGGCTACCACCTTGTTTGATAGTCCCTTCATTCGACAACAATTGCATCGCTTGCGGCGGACTGATTTCGACCTCGATGAGGATCAAAGATTTGGTCGATGTGACTGCACAAGTTATTCCTACTTTGTGCTATCCATGGTACTATTTTCTGTAGGAACTGTCATTACCGTGCTCGCCTTGGGCGATGCCGATGGTTACATATTACACAATTTGGGACACATGTGGCTCGTTGGACCAATATTTATATGCTCTGGAATGATGGTTGCTGTGAAAAGCATGCTATATTTGCGAAGGAAAAGTGTAATCCAAATGCTCCTTCATCGacgcgaattgattcgtgtgagtaacatagttttaaaacatgtttttattgcGACAGAAACTGTGGTTTCGTAGTATTTGAATTAAAACATCTAGTAGATAGTTTATACTAGAGCATggtaattattttgttgtgtccCTCCTTTTGAAACATCTATTATTATTTCACAGGACATGGCAATAGTGCAGGCTGAGCAAGCATACAGTGGACAAGTGCCTCGGACAGCATCCAATGCAACTCTACCTCCCTCTTATGATGCCTTATTAGCCAACGCGGCTACCAGCAAGCCTCAGCCGTCAAGCTCTGAACCGCCTCCGCCCACTTACGATGAAGCCATGTACCTTATCGGTGATGACAAGTTTCAGGTTTCTAAAAATGATGACAGTGCCAAACAGGAGTCCAGCAACCAGTCAGTAGACAGTGCTGATAGCAGCAAACCTTAGGACCGATAAACCTTACATGTTTATTACTAGATATTTAAGAGTAAACTTAATTCTTCCTGTTTgtacttataattttattcatagTCACTATACATATTGTATTCTCTAATGTGCCTAAAATTTGAATTAGCAATGTTGTTGTTATATTTTATGTGAATTATGTGAGTAAAATTCCATTCCACCAAGAGCAATTTACAAGGAAGAATGCTACTTAGGcctaattcaaaaataaaacaatgaaaaattctTGAAAATGTATACCTTGAAGTAGTATTTTCCTTGTAATTaagaataaaatgttattggttCTTGGTGGATGCTTGAAGGAAGTCTGAACTTAATTCTAATTAAGGAAAATATACCAACAAATGTGAAAGCTTTGTTAAAACATGAATATGTATGTTTCACAAGGAAAACCTATATTTACTACTAACAAGttgtattatttaaacattGAAGTTTATATTCATGATGTAAGTATATCTTTTTATAGAACCAAGATATTGCGAAATTTTATATGCTGTATTTTTCTATGTGAATTATCATTGtgaatttattatagtaaaacATCTGTGCCTGTAATGTTGAATGAAGCTTATGGTTGTGTCCTTATATGGAATGCAAAATGCAATCTTGTTCATAGTAGTGCTAAATTACTTCTGCTGGGTGTTAACAGAAACCAGTGTTATGAATATAATGGATTATGATCTAGAAAACTAGGGAGAATACTATTTATTTGAGATAGGTGTTACTCCACTATTTgctttaagttttttattattaaggatACTAATGAAGTCTCATTACATAGATTTTTCATGAGATGCCtctccaaaattgttaaatgttGGAAAGACTGATGCATTTACCGTGAATGTATGATTAAATATGAAATGTTAGTCATTAACAAAGCTATGTATACAGCCATTTACATTACAAGGGTTGCATGAACTAAAATTTCGAATTGACACTTTTGTCTCACCCAACATCAACAATTTCATTACACATATTATAAAAAGGATTTTCCTTTAGCTCCCATTAATTTTAAACTGGGAGTTAAGCCAGaggcattttaattttaactgatGGTCCTTTTTCATAATTTTCCCTGATTATTGATTTTACTGTTTATTAGTCAACCTATTGATCATTGAAGTTCCCTATTGAGATAAGGTTTTACAATGACATTGTAAATTctcattttacataaaaaataaaataatatgtttgacaaagtaataatattaattacctacttactataattattttgcTTATCTCATAGGAGTTTAATGTACTTTAATTGCGCTAAAGTGTACTTAATATAAATCCAATCAagtgcattttaattaaacattGTAATAGTAAAGCTCTATAAGACTTAAAAATATTGtgcctttataaaaaaaattctcatgtaattttgacaaa
This window of the Ostrinia nubilalis chromosome 9, ilOstNubi1.1, whole genome shotgun sequence genome carries:
- the LOC135074597 gene encoding uncharacterized protein LOC135074597, with product MATTLFDSPFIRQQLHRLRRTDFDLDEDQRFGRCDCTSYSYFVLSMVLFSVGTVITVLALGDADGYILHNLGHMWLVGPIFICSGMMVAVKSMLYLRRKSVIQMLLHRRELIRDMAIVQAEQAYSGQVPRTASNATLPPSYDALLANAATSKPQPSSSEPPPPTYDEAMYLIGDDKFQVSKNDDSAKQESSNQSVDSADSSKP